A genome region from Manihot esculenta cultivar AM560-2 chromosome 5, M.esculenta_v8, whole genome shotgun sequence includes the following:
- the LOC110616169 gene encoding uncharacterized protein LOC110616169, with the protein MACWSAENATKAYLRALKMVKNSKEPDMAEFISALAAGNNAQLMVMVSARVTASTTLPLVAAAHQTGGQVTCILSTESDFIVSRNSLGPYADCVKFVVEDAKTLLLSDYKRADFVLIDCNIDDCEGVFRAAQECGRNGRGLIVGFNAFHRGPWRNDLKTHFLPIGEGLLVIRIGDKIDNGCGQRKRSRWVTRVDECTGEEHVYRVTCAQQEIEA; encoded by the exons ATGGCTTGTTGGTCAGCTGAGAATGCAACCAAAGCTTACCTCCGAGCTTTGAAAATG GTAAAGAACAGTAAGGAGCCAGACATGGCTGAGTTTATATCAGCCCTTGCAGCAGGAAACAATGCACAGCTTATGGTGATGGTATCTGCAAGAGTTACAGCATCGACCACACTACCATTGGTGGCAGCTGCCCATCAAACAGGTGGCCAAGTAACTTGTATTTTGTCTACAGAATCAGACTTCATTGTTTCAAGAAATTCTCTGGGACCTTATGCAGATTGTGTAAAGTTTGTAGTAGAAGATGCCAAGACTCTTTTACTGAGTGATTACAAAAGGGCAGATTTCGTGCTTATTGATTGCAACATTGATGATTGCGAAGGAGTGTTTAGAGCTGCACAAGAGTGTGGCAGAAATGGAAGGGGGCTTATAGTTGGTTTTAATGCCTTTCACAGGGGACCATGGCGTAATGACCTCAAGACTCACTTTTTACCCATCGGAGAGGGACTACTGGTAATAAGAATAGGTGATAAGATTGACAATGGATGTGGACAGAGGAAAAGAAGTAGATGGGTGACGAGAGTTGATGAGTGCACCGGCGAGGAGCATGTCTACAGAGTCACCTGTGCACAGCAAGAGATTGAAGCCTGA